The Wolbachia endosymbiont of Oedothorax gibbosus region AAAAACGTTGGTCAAGGTGCTAACTGTGGTTTATAATAATATAAATTATATCATAGTTGATTTGCGTTTATCAGAGCTGAGGTATGTTTTATCTTACAAATTTTTTGCCTATTTTACTGTTCCTATTTCTTTTTGTAGGAAGTGGTATATATTTTACTATTCTTGGCGTGTCAAATGCTTTTTATCAGTTATCTCCACTGGTAGCCATTGTTCCTGCCATAGCTCTGGGTTGGGTTTTATACAAGGGCAATACTGAAGAAAAAATGTGTGCCTTTCTAGATGGGGTAAGAGATCGTAATATTATCACTATGTGCATCATTTTTTTACTTGCAGGTGCATTCAGTGAAGTAACTAAAGCAATCGGTAATGCTGATGCCACAGTTAATTTTGCTCTTTCATTTATACCAACACAATTTTTACTCATAGGATTATTTTTTGTAGCAGCTTTCATCTCCACTGCTATTGGTACCTCAATGGGTACCATTGCAACAATTGCTCCTATTGCAGTTGAACTGACACAAGCTGGGATTTCTCCTTCCTTAGGAGTTGCAACCGTTGTAGGAGGAGCAATGTTTGGCGACAATTTATGTGCGCCAAGAAGCGTGTAAGGAACAGTTGGTGAAAATCCAACACGGGTAAAGCTTAGCCAGCAGCCTGGAACAGACCATTATATTGCGTAAGGTAACGAGCGTGGTAAAGCTAATGGAATGGACAATATAGGGTGCAATGAAAGTGAAGGTATTGAGTCCCGTAATTCCCGCGTCATGGGGGTTGACACCTTATTTTTGGTGGAAGACAGCATGGGTAATAACGCTAAGGCAAGATATTACTCACCCCATCGGGATCGAAGGCCGCGTCATGTGTTGAGATGGACCTTACGTGAACTTGGGAGATCCTTTGTATTCCTGTAAGGGTACTCTAGAACAAGCCAATAAAGGCGAGGAATGGAGAATGATACAAAGGAAGTCGGACTGACTGATAGTACTCAGAGTGTGGGAAAGCCACATACAAGGGGAAGCGGTCAGCAATATAGTAACTGGTATAGGGATTGCTATATCAATACAACAGAGATTGGAGGAATATGCAAGGAAAACTAAACCAGATAGCAGAAAGGGCTAAGCAAGATAAGCGAGTAAAATTTACATCGCTAGTTCATTTGATTAATGAAGAGAATCTTGCAGAGTGTTACAAGGAACTAAAACGCAACAAGGCTTGTGGTATAGATCGTGTGACAGTGGAAGCTTATGGAGAAAATCTAGAAGAGAAACTTAAAACACTAGTGGATAGTATGAAGAGAAAGCAATATCAACCGCAACCAGTGAAAAAGGTATACATACCCAAAGCTGGGAGCAAAGAGAAGCGCGGACTCGGAATACCGTCAACTGAAGATAAGTTGGTACAGATAATGCTAAAGAAGATATTAGAAAATATTTATGAAGCAAACTTTATGGACAATTCGTATGGATTTCGACCAGGAAGAAATTGTCATCAGGCGATAAACGCTCTAGATAAAGCAGTTATGCACAAACCAATTAACTATATTGTAGAAGTGGATATCAAGAAGTTCTTTGATAATGTTCAACATAAATGGCTAATGAATTGCCTAAGGGAACGAATAGCTGACCCAAATTTATTGTGGTTAATAAAACGATTTCTAAAGGCAGGAATAGTTGAAGTTGGATGTTATAAAGCAACCGATCAAGGCACACCACAAGGTGGTATAGTAAGCCCTGTATTAGCTAATATATACTTACACTATGTGCTGGACTTATGGTTTGAAAAGAAATTTAAGCCAAAAGCCAGAGGATATATACAGCTAATAAGGTTTTGCGACGATTTTGTAGTTG contains the following coding sequences:
- the ltrA gene encoding group II intron reverse transcriptase/maturase; translated protein: MQGKLNQIAERAKQDKRVKFTSLVHLINEENLAECYKELKRNKACGIDRVTVEAYGENLEEKLKTLVDSMKRKQYQPQPVKKVYIPKAGSKEKRGLGIPSTEDKLVQIMLKKILENIYEANFMDNSYGFRPGRNCHQAINALDKAVMHKPINYIVEVDIKKFFDNVQHKWLMNCLRERIADPNLLWLIKRFLKAGIVEVGCYKATDQGTPQGGIVSPVLANIYLHYVLDLWFEKKFKPKARGYIQLIRFCDDFVVGCEMEEDAKEFLELLKQRLSKFGLEIAENKTKIVKFGKKEWYQAEREKRRTASFNFLGFTHYCGKSRNGKLMMKQKTSKISLARKIKEIKEWLKMVRSRICLKDWWQKLKAKLTGHYSYFGVSGNYRCLIQFYRPVTKLAFKWINRRSHKKSMDWEQFTYYLKVNPLPKPKIYASLYTGALV
- a CDS encoding Na+/H+ antiporter NhaC family protein — encoded protein: MFYLTNFLPILLFLFLFVGSGIYFTILGVSNAFYQLSPLVAIVPAIALGWVLYKGNTEEKMCAFLDGVRDRNIITMCIIFLLAGAFSEVTKAIGNADATVNFALSFIPTQFLLIGLFFVAAFISTAIGTSMGTIATIAPIAVELTQAGISPSLGVATVVGGAMFGDNLCAPRSV